One Pseudomonas brassicacearum genomic region harbors:
- a CDS encoding acetyl-CoA C-acetyltransferase has protein sequence MQEVVIVAATRTAIGSFQGSLASIPAPELGAAVIRRLLEQTGLSGDQVDEVILGQVLTAGSGQNPARQASILAGLPHAVPALTLNKVCGSGLKALHLGAQAIRCGDAEVIIAGGMENMSLAPYVLPAARTGLRMGHAKMIDSMITDGLWDAFNDYHMGITAENLVDKYGISREEQDAFSAASQQKAVAAIEGGRFADEITPILIPQRKGDPVAFATDEQPRAGTTAESLGKLKPAFKKDGSVTAGNASSLNDGAAAVVLMSAEKAKALGLPVLAKISAYANAGVDPAIMGIGPVSATRRCLDKAGWSLEQLDLIEANEAFAAQSLAVARELKWDMDKVNVNGGAIALGHPIGASGCRVLVSLLHEMIKRDAKKGLATLCIGGGQGVALALERA, from the coding sequence ATGCAAGAAGTCGTGATTGTCGCCGCCACCCGTACCGCCATTGGCAGCTTCCAGGGTTCGCTGGCCTCCATTCCCGCACCGGAACTCGGTGCAGCGGTGATTCGGCGCCTGCTGGAGCAAACCGGTCTGTCCGGTGACCAGGTCGATGAAGTGATCCTCGGCCAGGTGCTGACCGCAGGTTCTGGGCAAAACCCGGCTCGCCAGGCATCGATCCTCGCCGGCCTGCCGCATGCGGTGCCGGCGCTGACCCTGAACAAGGTCTGCGGTTCGGGACTCAAGGCGTTGCATCTGGGTGCCCAGGCGATCCGCTGTGGCGATGCCGAGGTGATCATTGCCGGCGGCATGGAAAACATGAGCCTGGCCCCCTACGTCCTGCCGGCCGCCCGCACCGGCCTGCGCATGGGCCACGCGAAGATGATCGACAGCATGATCACCGACGGCTTATGGGATGCCTTCAACGACTACCACATGGGCATCACCGCCGAGAATCTGGTGGACAAGTACGGCATCAGCCGTGAAGAACAGGACGCGTTTTCCGCCGCGTCCCAGCAGAAAGCCGTCGCTGCCATCGAGGGCGGTCGGTTTGCCGATGAGATCACACCCATCCTGATCCCCCAGCGCAAAGGCGATCCCGTGGCCTTCGCCACCGACGAGCAACCACGCGCCGGCACCACCGCCGAATCCCTGGGCAAGCTCAAGCCGGCCTTCAAGAAGGACGGTAGCGTCACCGCAGGCAATGCTTCGTCGCTCAATGACGGTGCGGCGGCGGTCGTGCTGATGAGCGCCGAAAAAGCCAAGGCCCTGGGCCTGCCGGTGCTGGCAAAAATCAGCGCCTACGCCAACGCCGGCGTTGACCCGGCGATCATGGGCATCGGCCCGGTCTCGGCCACCCGTCGCTGCCTGGACAAGGCCGGCTGGTCGCTGGAGCAACTGGACCTGATCGAAGCCAACGAAGCCTTCGCCGCCCAGTCGCTGGCTGTGGCCCGGGAACTGAAATGGGACATGGACAAGGTCAACGTCAACGGCGGCGCCATCGCCCTGGGTCACCCCATCGGTGCGTCGGGCTGCCGTGTGCTGGTGTCGCTGCTGCATGAAATGATCAAGCGCGACGCCAAGAAAGGCCTCGCGACCCTGTGCATCGGCGGCGGCCAGGGCGTGGCCTTGGCGCTGGAACGCGCGTAA
- a CDS encoding FadR/GntR family transcriptional regulator, with the protein MQDSEVPLRKRTHNLAHDLVAKLSQSILLGQLKPGEKLPSEGAIVREHGVSRTVVREAISKLQASGLVETRHGIGTFVLEQTGEPGLRLNVDTAAGVRGILELRLGLETQAAALAAQRRSEQQLQQMRQALDDYQRLFSNNDSCVEADRRFHLLIAEATDNTCFVEIMQHLGSAMIPRTRVNVAERGQADLGKLAQLANLEHEAIFNAIKRQDPDAARAAMWLHLTNSRDRFGAGA; encoded by the coding sequence ATGCAAGACTCCGAAGTCCCCCTGCGCAAGCGTACCCACAACTTGGCCCATGACCTGGTGGCGAAGCTGAGCCAGAGCATCTTGCTGGGGCAATTGAAGCCGGGAGAGAAGTTGCCATCCGAAGGGGCCATCGTGCGGGAGCATGGTGTCAGCCGTACGGTGGTGCGCGAGGCGATTTCCAAGTTGCAAGCCTCGGGGCTGGTGGAAACCCGCCACGGCATCGGCACCTTTGTGCTGGAGCAGACCGGCGAGCCAGGGTTGCGCCTCAATGTCGACACCGCCGCTGGTGTGCGGGGCATCCTGGAGCTGCGCCTGGGCCTGGAAACCCAGGCGGCCGCTCTGGCCGCCCAGCGTCGTAGCGAGCAGCAGTTGCAGCAGATGCGCCAGGCGCTGGATGACTATCAGCGGTTGTTCAGCAACAACGACAGTTGCGTCGAAGCCGACCGGCGTTTCCATCTGCTCATCGCCGAGGCCACGGACAACACCTGCTTTGTCGAAATCATGCAGCACCTGGGCAGTGCGATGATCCCCAGGACCCGTGTCAATGTGGCCGAGCGCGGCCAGGCTGACCTCGGGAAGCTGGCTCAGCTCGCCAATCTCGAGCACGAGGCGATCTTCAATGCCATCAAGCGCCAAGACCCCGACGCCGCCCGCGCCGCCATGTGGCTGCACCTGACCAACAGCCGCGACCGGTTTGGGGCGGGGGCCTGA
- a CDS encoding MFS transporter codes for MNTSSLKANAGADPVLLSAISKVKRHILPLFVIMFIVNYIDRVNIGFVRAHMEHDLGIGAAAYGFGAGLFFIGYALFEVPSNILLQRIGARIWLTRIMLTWGLVAAAMAFIQNETHFYILRFLLGVAEAGFFPGVIYYFTRWLPGVERGKAIAIFLSGSAIASLISGPLSGLLLQINGLGMHGWQWMYFIEGMFSVCLCVFVWFWLDSKPHDAKWLSREEQDALVKTIDDEQRAREAATPVKLSIGQLLKDRQIILFCLIYFFIQLTIYAATFWLPSIIKKMGDLSDIQVGLFNSIPWLLSIVGMYAFASLSAKWKFQQAWVATALLIAAAGMFMSTTGGPIFAFVAICFAALGFKSASSLFWPIPQAYLDARIAAGVIALINSVGNLGGFVAPTTFGLLEEHTGSIQGGLYGLAATSIIAAIIVFAARNTPKPKTATTPATPTASHV; via the coding sequence GTGAACACATCCAGCCTCAAGGCGAATGCCGGCGCGGATCCGGTGCTGCTGTCGGCCATTTCCAAGGTCAAGCGCCACATCCTGCCGCTGTTCGTCATCATGTTTATCGTCAACTACATCGACCGCGTGAACATCGGCTTCGTTCGTGCCCACATGGAGCACGACCTCGGTATCGGTGCCGCCGCCTATGGCTTCGGTGCCGGCCTGTTCTTCATCGGTTATGCGCTGTTCGAAGTCCCGTCCAATATCCTGCTGCAAAGAATCGGCGCCCGTATCTGGCTGACTCGCATCATGCTCACCTGGGGCCTGGTGGCGGCGGCCATGGCCTTCATCCAGAACGAAACCCACTTCTACATCCTGCGCTTCCTGCTGGGCGTGGCCGAGGCCGGCTTCTTCCCTGGGGTGATCTATTACTTCACCCGCTGGTTACCGGGGGTTGAACGCGGCAAAGCCATCGCCATCTTCCTCAGTGGCTCGGCCATCGCATCGCTGATCTCCGGCCCGCTGTCGGGGTTGCTCCTGCAAATCAACGGCCTGGGCATGCACGGCTGGCAGTGGATGTACTTCATCGAAGGGATGTTTTCCGTCTGCCTGTGCGTCTTCGTCTGGTTCTGGCTGGACTCCAAGCCCCACGACGCCAAATGGCTGAGCCGTGAGGAACAGGACGCGCTGGTGAAGACCATCGACGATGAGCAACGGGCCCGGGAAGCCGCCACACCGGTCAAACTGTCCATCGGCCAGTTGCTCAAGGATCGCCAGATCATCCTGTTCTGCCTGATTTACTTCTTCATCCAGCTGACGATTTATGCCGCCACCTTCTGGCTACCGAGCATCATCAAGAAGATGGGCGACCTCAGCGACATCCAGGTCGGGCTGTTCAACTCAATCCCTTGGTTGTTGTCGATTGTCGGCATGTACGCCTTTGCCTCGCTGTCGGCTAAGTGGAAGTTCCAGCAGGCCTGGGTGGCCACGGCCTTGTTGATCGCCGCAGCGGGCATGTTCATGTCCACCACCGGCGGGCCGATCTTCGCCTTCGTCGCCATCTGCTTTGCGGCCCTGGGCTTCAAATCCGCGTCGTCGCTGTTCTGGCCAATCCCCCAGGCCTACCTGGACGCCCGGATTGCCGCCGGGGTAATTGCGCTGATCAACTCCGTAGGCAACCTTGGCGGCTTCGTCGCCCCGACCACCTTCGGCCTGCTGGAAGAGCACACCGGCTCCATCCAGGGCGGCCTCTACGGCCTGGCGGCCACCTCGATCATCGCCGCGATCATCGTGTTCGCCGCACGGAATACGCCTAAACCCAAGACTGCAACGACGCCGGCCACCCCCACCGCCAGCCACGTCTGA
- the gudD gene encoding glucarate dehydratase, with protein sequence MTTPEASKAPIITSMQIVPVAGHDGMLLNLSGAHGPFFTRNIVILKDNAGHTGVGEVPGGERIRQTLEDARSLVVGSPIGTYQKILNTVRHAFADRDAGGRGLQTFDLRITIHAVTGLEAALLDLLGQHLDVPVAALLGEGQQRDEVKMLGYLFYVGDRQQTDLPYRSEPDADNDWFRVRHEKALDADAVVRLAEAAHSRYGFQDFKLKGGVLQGDAEIEAVTALAERFPQARITLDPNGAWSLKEAIRLCRDQHKVLAYAEDPCGAENGYSGREVMAEFRRATGLKTATNMIATDWREMGHAITLQSVDIPLADPHFWTMQGSVRVAQMCNEWGLTWGSHSNNHFDISLAMFTHVAAAAPGDITAIDTHWIWQDGQRLTKAPLQIQGGCVQVPKKPGLGIELDTDQLAKAHELYKGMGLGARDDAVAMQFLIPGWTFNNKQPCLVR encoded by the coding sequence ATGACTACCCCAGAAGCCAGCAAAGCCCCGATCATCACCAGCATGCAGATCGTGCCCGTGGCCGGTCATGACGGCATGCTGCTGAACCTCAGTGGCGCCCATGGCCCGTTCTTCACCCGCAACATCGTCATTCTCAAGGACAATGCCGGCCACACCGGCGTGGGCGAAGTGCCGGGTGGCGAACGCATTCGCCAGACCCTCGAAGATGCCCGCTCGCTGGTGGTTGGCAGCCCCATCGGCACGTACCAGAAGATTCTCAATACCGTGCGCCACGCGTTCGCCGACCGCGATGCCGGCGGTCGCGGCCTGCAGACCTTCGACCTGCGCATCACCATCCACGCGGTGACCGGCCTGGAAGCGGCGTTGTTGGACCTGCTTGGCCAACACCTGGACGTACCGGTCGCGGCCCTGCTCGGCGAAGGCCAGCAGCGCGATGAAGTGAAGATGCTTGGCTATCTGTTCTATGTCGGCGATCGCCAACAGACCGACCTGCCCTACCGCAGCGAGCCGGACGCTGACAACGACTGGTTCCGCGTACGCCACGAAAAAGCCCTCGACGCCGACGCCGTGGTGCGCCTGGCCGAAGCGGCCCATTCGCGCTATGGCTTCCAGGACTTCAAGCTCAAGGGCGGCGTGCTCCAGGGCGATGCAGAGATCGAAGCGGTCACCGCATTGGCCGAGCGCTTTCCCCAGGCCCGCATCACCCTGGACCCAAACGGTGCCTGGTCATTGAAGGAGGCCATTCGTCTGTGCCGCGACCAGCACAAGGTGCTGGCCTATGCCGAAGACCCTTGCGGCGCCGAGAACGGCTATTCCGGTCGTGAGGTCATGGCCGAATTTCGTCGCGCCACGGGCCTCAAGACCGCCACCAACATGATCGCCACCGACTGGCGCGAAATGGGCCATGCCATCACCTTGCAGTCAGTGGACATTCCCCTGGCCGACCCACATTTCTGGACCATGCAGGGTTCGGTGCGGGTGGCGCAGATGTGCAACGAATGGGGGCTGACCTGGGGTTCGCACTCCAACAACCACTTCGATATTTCCCTGGCGATGTTCACCCACGTGGCCGCTGCGGCACCGGGCGACATCACGGCTATCGACACTCATTGGATCTGGCAGGATGGCCAGCGGCTGACCAAGGCACCCTTGCAGATCCAGGGCGGCTGCGTGCAGGTACCGAAAAAACCGGGCTTGGGGATTGAGCTGGACACGGATCAGTTGGCCAAGGCCCATGAGTTGTACAAAGGCATGGGCTTGGGCGCACGGGACGATGCAGTGGCGATGCAGTTCCTGATTCCGGGGTGGACGTTCAACAACAAGCAGCCGTGTCTGGTTCGTTAA
- the glgB gene encoding 1,4-alpha-glucan branching protein GlgB — MSVSNKEPQGQAKESLLPAPHDIDALVRAEHHDPFSILGPHGDGAGGQFIRAYLPGALSVQVLARDGGEELGELQLTETPGLFVGHFDRAQAYLLRTRWAGGEQVAEDPYSFGPLLGEMDLYLFGEGNHRDLSSCLGAQLTTVDGIDGVRFAVWAPNARRVSVVGDFNAWDGRRHPMRIRYPSGVWELFVPRLGAGEGYKYEILGAHGILPLKADPVALATQMPPDTASKVASPLKIEWQDDEWMQHRRERQLPGAPLSIYELHAGSWQCEIDEAGEVARQYNWHEMAERLIPYVRDLGFTHIELMPIMEHPFGGSWGYQPLSQFAPTARFGSPDDFAAFINACHQANIGVILDWVPAHFPTDAHGLAQFDGTALYEYGNPLEGFHQDWDTLIYNLGRTEVHGFMLASALHWLKHFHIDGLRVDAVASMLYRDYSRKAGEWVPNRHGGRENLEAIDFLRHLNDVVALETPGALVIAEESTAWPGVSQSTQQGGLGFAYKWNMGWMHDSLHYIQQDPVYRAHHHNELSFGLMYAWSERFVLPISHDEVVHGKRSLIDKMPGDRWQKFANLRAYLSFMWGHPGKKLLFMGCEFGQWREWNHDQQLDWYLLQYPEHRGVQQLVTDLNRLYREEPALHDQDDAPQGFQWLIGDDAVNSVYAWLRWSKEGRPVLVVANFTPVPREAYRVGVPFAGRWVELLNSDADTYAGSNYGNGGGASTEEVPSHGQNLSLELNLPPLAVLILRPEG, encoded by the coding sequence ATGAGTGTCTCGAACAAAGAACCACAGGGGCAGGCCAAAGAGTCGTTACTGCCTGCCCCCCATGACATCGACGCGCTGGTGCGTGCCGAACATCACGACCCGTTTTCCATCCTTGGCCCCCACGGCGATGGTGCGGGCGGGCAATTCATCCGGGCGTACCTGCCCGGTGCGCTGAGCGTGCAGGTGCTCGCCCGCGACGGCGGCGAAGAGTTAGGCGAGCTGCAGCTCACCGAAACCCCGGGTTTGTTCGTCGGCCATTTCGACCGGGCCCAGGCGTACCTGCTGCGCACCCGTTGGGCTGGCGGTGAACAGGTGGCGGAGGATCCCTACAGCTTCGGGCCGTTACTGGGAGAAATGGACCTTTACCTGTTTGGCGAGGGTAATCACCGCGACCTCAGCTCCTGCCTCGGTGCGCAGTTGACCACCGTCGATGGCATCGACGGCGTACGCTTCGCCGTGTGGGCGCCGAACGCACGACGCGTCTCGGTGGTCGGGGACTTCAATGCCTGGGACGGGCGTCGGCATCCGATGCGCATCCGTTATCCGTCCGGCGTGTGGGAGCTGTTTGTCCCGCGGCTCGGTGCGGGCGAAGGCTACAAATATGAAATCCTCGGGGCCCACGGCATCCTGCCGCTCAAGGCAGACCCCGTGGCGTTGGCCACCCAAATGCCGCCTGACACGGCATCGAAAGTCGCCTCACCCTTGAAGATCGAGTGGCAGGACGACGAGTGGATGCAACACCGTCGCGAGCGGCAGCTGCCGGGCGCGCCGCTGTCGATCTACGAATTGCACGCCGGTTCCTGGCAGTGCGAAATCGACGAGGCGGGGGAGGTGGCCCGGCAATACAACTGGCATGAAATGGCCGAGCGGTTGATTCCCTACGTCAGGGACCTGGGCTTCACTCACATCGAGCTGATGCCGATCATGGAGCACCCGTTCGGTGGCTCCTGGGGCTATCAACCGCTGTCGCAGTTCGCCCCGACGGCGCGTTTCGGTTCGCCGGATGATTTTGCCGCGTTCATTAACGCCTGCCACCAGGCCAACATCGGGGTGATCCTCGATTGGGTGCCGGCGCATTTTCCCACCGACGCCCACGGCCTGGCCCAGTTCGACGGCACCGCGCTGTATGAATACGGCAATCCGCTGGAAGGGTTCCACCAGGATTGGGACACGCTGATCTACAACCTGGGTCGTACCGAGGTGCATGGCTTCATGCTGGCTTCGGCCTTGCACTGGTTGAAGCATTTCCACATCGACGGCCTGCGGGTCGATGCCGTGGCCTCGATGTTGTACCGCGACTATTCACGCAAGGCCGGCGAGTGGGTGCCCAACCGCCATGGCGGACGCGAGAACCTGGAAGCCATCGATTTCCTGCGGCATCTCAATGACGTGGTGGCCCTGGAAACCCCTGGTGCGCTGGTCATTGCCGAAGAGTCCACGGCCTGGCCGGGCGTCAGCCAGAGCACGCAGCAGGGTGGTCTGGGCTTCGCCTATAAATGGAACATGGGCTGGATGCATGATTCGCTGCACTACATCCAGCAGGATCCGGTATACCGCGCTCACCACCACAACGAGCTGAGTTTTGGCTTGATGTACGCCTGGTCCGAGCGATTCGTCCTGCCGATTTCCCACGACGAAGTGGTCCATGGCAAACGCTCGCTGATCGACAAGATGCCCGGTGATCGCTGGCAGAAGTTCGCCAATCTGCGGGCCTACCTCAGCTTCATGTGGGGGCATCCGGGCAAAAAGCTGTTGTTCATGGGCTGCGAGTTCGGCCAATGGCGGGAGTGGAACCACGATCAGCAACTGGACTGGTACCTGCTGCAATACCCTGAGCACCGGGGTGTGCAGCAACTGGTGACCGACCTGAACCGGCTCTATCGTGAAGAACCGGCGCTGCATGATCAGGATGATGCGCCCCAGGGCTTTCAGTGGCTGATTGGCGATGATGCGGTCAACAGCGTCTACGCCTGGCTGCGTTGGAGCAAAGAGGGCCGGCCGGTATTGGTGGTCGCTAACTTCACACCGGTGCCGCGCGAGGCCTATCGGGTCGGTGTGCCATTCGCCGGGCGCTGGGTGGAATTGCTCAATAGCGATGCCGATACTTATGCCGGTTCCAACTACGGCAACGGCGGCGGTGCCTCCACCGAAGAGGTGCCCAGCCATGGGCAGAACCTGTCGCTGGAACTCAACCTGCCGCCGTTGGCGGTGTTGATTCTGCGGCCGGAGGGCTAG
- the treS gene encoding maltose alpha-D-glucosyltransferase — MAKKPRSATFIKDPLWYKDAVIYQVHVKSYFDSNNDGIGDFPGLIEKLDYIADLGVNTIWLLPFYPSPRRDDGYDIAEYRGVSPDYGTMADARRFIAEAHKRNLRVITELVINHTSDQHPWFQRARKAKLGSAARDFYVWSDDDHKYDGTRIIFLDTEKSNWTWDPVAGQYFWHRFYSHQPDLNFDNPQVIKAVLSVMRYWLDMGIDGLRLDAIPYLIERDGTNNENLPETHDVLKQIRAEIDANYPDRMLLAEANQWPEDTQLYFGDVDAQGLNGDECHMAFHFPLMPRMYMALAQEDRFPITDILRQTPEIPANCQWAIFLRNHDELTLEMVTDKERDYLWNYYAADRRARINLGIRRRLAPLMERDRRRIELLNSLLLSMPGTPTLYYGDEIGMGDNIYLGDRDGVRTPMQWSIDRNGGFSRADPASLVLPPIMDPQYGYQSVNVETQAGDPHSLLNWTRRMLAVRKQSQAFGRGTLKMLSPSNRRILAYTREYTSPEGKHEIILCVANVSRSAQAAELDLSTYAGMVPVEMLGGNAFPPIGQLNFLLTLPPYGFYWFALATENQMPSWHVEPAQSLPDFTTLVLKKRLEELLEAPSRTTLEQTILPSWLQNRRWFAGKDSAIEKVNIVYGVRFGDPQHPVLLSEIDVTSAGQTLRYQLPFGLLAEDQVGAALPQQLALSRVRRVRQVGLITDAFSLESFIRAVLQGIQAGTVLPCTEGELRFEPTEGLTALNLGAEPEVRYLSAEQSNSSVVVGGALVLKLIRKVASGVHPELEMSAYLTAAGFSNISPLLGSVVRRDAQGEDALLMIAQGYLSNQGDAWEWTQNNLERALRDELADAVSEQEQHYNALGELKDFAGMLGQRLGEMHQVLAQPTDDPAFAPQATNAKEAQAIGKDVAAQVENALRLLKQNQGQLNPSDQAMVARLLEHKKTILAHIQALAGKAVGGLRIRVHGDLHLGQVLVIKGDAYLIDFEGEPARPLHERRGKHSPYKDVSGVLRSFDYAAAMAIHLNTVDSTADADAARQRVADRYLEEAREAFVQAYRLAAASLAHEWKDAEGEDAALALFGLEKAAYEVAYEAENRPAWLPVPLHGLYGLLSGLEPFSDLAGPI; from the coding sequence ATGGCGAAGAAACCCCGGTCTGCCACCTTCATCAAAGACCCGCTCTGGTACAAGGACGCGGTGATTTATCAGGTTCACGTTAAATCCTATTTCGACTCCAACAACGACGGGATCGGTGACTTTCCCGGCCTGATCGAGAAGCTCGACTACATTGCCGATCTCGGCGTCAACACCATCTGGCTGCTGCCGTTCTATCCCTCGCCGCGGCGCGATGATGGCTACGACATTGCCGAATACCGTGGTGTGAGCCCCGACTACGGGACAATGGCCGATGCACGGCGCTTCATTGCCGAAGCTCACAAGCGCAATCTGCGGGTCATCACCGAGCTGGTCATCAATCACACCTCGGACCAGCATCCTTGGTTCCAGCGGGCGCGCAAGGCCAAGCTGGGTTCGGCGGCGCGGGATTTCTACGTGTGGTCCGACGATGACCACAAGTACGATGGCACGCGGATCATTTTCCTCGATACCGAAAAATCCAACTGGACCTGGGACCCGGTGGCCGGCCAGTATTTCTGGCACCGTTTCTATTCCCATCAGCCCGACCTCAATTTCGATAATCCACAGGTCATCAAGGCTGTGCTGTCGGTGATGCGCTACTGGCTGGACATGGGCATCGATGGCCTGCGCCTGGACGCCATCCCGTACCTGATCGAGCGCGACGGCACCAACAACGAAAACCTGCCTGAGACTCACGACGTCCTCAAGCAGATCCGTGCCGAGATCGACGCCAACTACCCCGACCGCATGTTGCTGGCCGAAGCCAACCAGTGGCCGGAAGACACCCAGCTGTACTTCGGCGATGTCGATGCCCAGGGCCTGAATGGTGATGAATGCCACATGGCGTTCCACTTCCCACTGATGCCGCGCATGTACATGGCGCTGGCCCAGGAAGACCGTTTTCCCATCACCGATATCCTGCGTCAGACCCCAGAGATCCCGGCCAACTGCCAGTGGGCGATCTTCCTGCGCAACCACGATGAGTTGACCTTGGAGATGGTCACCGACAAGGAACGCGACTACCTGTGGAATTACTACGCGGCCGATCGTCGGGCGCGGATCAACCTGGGGATTCGCCGACGCCTGGCGCCGCTGATGGAGCGCGATCGTCGCCGCATTGAGTTGCTCAACAGCCTGCTGCTATCCATGCCCGGCACACCGACGTTGTACTACGGCGATGAAATCGGCATGGGCGACAACATCTACCTGGGCGACCGGGATGGCGTGCGCACCCCAATGCAGTGGTCCATTGACCGCAACGGCGGCTTCTCGCGGGCCGATCCGGCCAGCCTGGTGCTGCCGCCGATCATGGACCCGCAATACGGCTACCAGTCGGTCAACGTCGAGACCCAGGCCGGCGACCCGCATTCGCTGCTCAACTGGACTCGGCGGATGCTGGCGGTGCGCAAACAGTCCCAGGCCTTCGGCCGGGGCACGCTGAAAATGCTGTCCCCGAGCAACCGTCGGATCCTGGCCTATACCCGGGAGTACACCAGTCCGGAAGGCAAGCACGAAATCATCCTCTGCGTGGCCAACGTATCCCGCAGCGCCCAGGCGGCCGAGCTGGACCTGTCGACCTACGCGGGCATGGTCCCGGTGGAAATGCTGGGCGGTAATGCCTTCCCGCCCATCGGCCAGTTGAATTTCCTGCTGACCTTGCCGCCCTATGGCTTCTATTGGTTCGCCCTGGCGACGGAGAACCAAATGCCGAGCTGGCACGTGGAACCGGCCCAGAGCCTGCCGGACTTCACCACCCTGGTGCTGAAAAAGCGCCTGGAAGAATTGCTCGAAGCGCCATCGCGCACCACGCTGGAGCAGACCATTCTACCGAGCTGGTTGCAGAACCGTCGTTGGTTCGCCGGCAAGGACAGCGCCATCGAGAAGGTCAACATTGTCTACGGCGTGCGCTTCGGAGACCCGCAGCATCCCGTGTTGCTCAGCGAAATCGACGTCACCAGCGCTGGCCAGACATTGCGCTATCAATTGCCATTCGGCCTGCTGGCCGAAGACCAGGTGGGCGCGGCGTTGCCACAGCAATTGGCGCTGTCACGCGTACGTCGGGTGCGCCAGGTCGGTTTGATCACCGACGCGTTCAGCCTGGAAAGCTTCATCCGGGCCGTGCTCCAAGGCATCCAGGCCGGCACGGTGCTGCCATGCACCGAGGGTGAGTTGCGTTTCGAACCCACCGAAGGCCTGACCGCGTTGAACCTGGGAGCCGAGCCGGAAGTGCGTTATCTGTCCGCCGAGCAATCCAACAGTTCAGTGGTGGTGGGTGGCGCTTTGGTGCTCAAGCTGATCCGCAAAGTCGCCTCGGGCGTGCATCCGGAACTGGAAATGAGCGCCTACCTGACCGCCGCAGGTTTCAGCAATATCTCGCCGCTGCTGGGTTCGGTGGTCCGCCGTGACGCCCAGGGCGAGGATGCGTTGCTGATGATTGCCCAAGGTTACTTGAGCAACCAGGGTGATGCATGGGAATGGACCCAGAACAACCTCGAACGCGCGCTGCGTGATGAATTGGCCGATGCCGTGTCCGAGCAGGAACAGCATTACAACGCCTTGGGCGAACTGAAGGATTTCGCCGGCATGCTCGGCCAGCGCCTGGGGGAAATGCACCAAGTGCTGGCCCAGCCCACCGACGACCCGGCCTTCGCGCCCCAGGCCACCAACGCCAAGGAAGCCCAGGCCATCGGCAAGGATGTGGCGGCGCAGGTGGAAAATGCCTTGCGTCTGCTCAAGCAGAACCAGGGCCAACTGAACCCTTCGGACCAGGCCATGGTTGCACGCTTGCTGGAGCACAAGAAAACCATCCTGGCCCATATCCAGGCGCTGGCCGGCAAAGCCGTCGGCGGCTTGCGCATCCGCGTCCACGGCGATCTGCATTTAGGGCAGGTGCTGGTGATCAAGGGCGACGCCTACCTGATCGACTTCGAAGGCGAGCCGGCACGGCCGCTGCATGAGCGTCGGGGCAAGCACAGCCCGTACAAGGACGTCAGTGGCGTGTTGCGTTCCTTCGATTACGCGGCCGCCATGGCAATCCATTTGAACACCGTCGACAGCACGGCCGATGCCGATGCGGCCCGGCAACGGGTGGCTGATCGTTATTTGGAAGAGGCCCGCGAAGCATTTGTTCAGGCATATCGACTGGCGGCAGCTAGTCTTGCTCATGAATGGAAGGATGCTGAAGGCGAAGACGCCGCGCTGGCGTTGTTCGGCCTGGAGAAGGCGGCCTATGAAGTGGCCTATGAAGCCGAGAATCGCCCCGCCTGGCTGCCCGTGCCATTGCACGGTCTGTACGGGTTATTGAGTGGGCTTGAACCCTTTTCCGACTTAGCCGGACCGATTTAG